In Terriglobia bacterium, one genomic interval encodes:
- a CDS encoding STAS domain-containing protein, which translates to MTQEGTSPIRDVREADGVVSVALAGSLCGDGSTKVLLDAIHEIEARGSPRLVLDLAKLERIDSAGLGAVASVYVSVTRVSGKLVLAGASPRVQALLSTTMLLQVIPLYPDAESARRSLLR; encoded by the coding sequence GGAACGTCCCCGATCCGCGACGTTCGCGAAGCGGACGGGGTGGTCTCCGTGGCCCTCGCTGGAAGCCTGTGCGGCGACGGTTCGACGAAAGTCCTCCTGGACGCGATTCACGAAATCGAGGCTCGGGGATCGCCCCGTCTCGTCCTCGACCTCGCGAAGCTGGAGCGGATCGACTCCGCCGGCCTCGGCGCGGTGGCGTCGGTGTACGTCTCGGTGACGAGGGTTTCTGGGAAGCTCGTGCTGGCGGGGGCGTCGCCTAGGGTGCAGGCCCTGCTCTCGACGACCATGCTACTGCAGGTGATCCCGCTGTACCCGGACGCGGAGTCCGCTCGGCGCTCCCTCTTGCGCTGA